TCTCAACAAGTTTCGATAATAATGCTTCCAAGTGTTGGGGAATAATATTATCAACACGTACTTCTTCAGCCATTGCTGCTGCCATGATGATAAATGTTCCTGCTTCAATACGGTCTGGAATAATTTCATGCGGTGTACCTGTCAGGTTTTCAACACCATCAATTGTAATCACACTGGTACCTGCACCTTTAATGTTTGCGCCCATTTTATTTAAAAAGGTTGCGACATCAATGATTTCAGGTTCTTTTGCAGCATTTTCAATTAATGTACGGCCCTTTGCATAAACTGCAGCAAGCATAATATTCAATGTTGCACCAACCGAAGCAACGTCCAAGTAAATTTTCGCACCCGTAAGTTCTTCTGCGGATATTTCATAATATCCATGGTGATATTCAATGTTTGCACCCAATGCCTCAAATCCTTTAAGATGTAAGTCAATTGGTCGCGGTCCAAGGTAACAACCTCCAGGCATTTGCATTTTCACATACTTGTATTTTCCGAGTAAAGCACCCATAAAGTAATACGATGCACGAAGCTTAGTTGCTGCTTCATGGTCTAACACTTTATTTTTCATGTTGGTTGTATTAATTTGGAAATGATCGGAGGATGGAGACGTTACGTCAACACCCAATTCCTTTAGCAAGATTGATAGCGATTCAACATCCGAGATGTTTGGAACGCCATATATATCTACCACACTGTCGTTTGCTAAGATCGCAGCAGGTATTAATGCCACTGTTGCATTTTTCGCGCCACTAATATGAACGCTACCCTTCAACTTGTGACCACCTTCGATTTTAATAACATTTCCCATAAAATACTCCTCTATAAATTTTTACGATTTGTCCCTGATATAAGTATAAAGGAATCCCACAAAAAATGCACCCCCAACGATATTCCCTAGATATACAATCACAAAGTTATATACAAAGTCAAATAAGGTTACGGATGTGTTCAATACTGCTGCACCAAGTATGTATAGATTGGCCACGCTGTGTTGAAATCCTAAGAGCACAAATACCATGATTGGAAACCATACAGCAAACATTTTTGCGCCAGTATCCTTCACCATAATAAATAACCAAACGGACAATCCCACAAACCAGTTACATCCAATTCCTGATACAAAGATCTGCATTGGAGACGCATTGATTTTGTGATGAGCGATATTTGCAACAACTTCAGGTGATACATTTCCTAAGAAGTATGTAAAGAAGAAGGCTACAAATAATGCACCAATTATATTCCCAAATGTGATAATCATCCAGTTTTTTAAACACTGCCCAAGTGTTACTCTTTTATTAAAATAAGCAATGGATACAATCGTCATATTTCCTGTAATTAACTCCCCGCCAGCAAATAAAATTATGATTAGCCCAACAGGGAATACTGAAGCACCAACCACCGTGCCCATTCCTTCGCCCAATAATGAAACTGAGCGGACATATGCCATATAACCAAATGCAATCATTGCCCCCGCAATAAAGCTTAGTACAATTTGAGATTTTAAAGATCGTTTGACTTTCTTGACACCAAGCTCACATGCTTTATTGATTGTTTCATCTAATGTATACATTTCTACGTTTCTCCTCAAAAAAATAGACTGCATGTCAGATGACACACAGTCTATTTACTCCGACTTAATTAAGCTTTGTTAGCACTACCGAAGATTTCGATTTTTTCTTTAACGCCCGCTTTGATAGCAGCTTTTCCTGGCCCTAACAATTTACGTGGGTCAAAGCCTTTACCTTCAAGGTCTTTACCAGCTTCAATATATTTACGAGTTGATTCAGCAAACAATAATTGTAATTCTGTATTTACGTTGATTTTAGCAACACCGAGTTCGATTGCACGTTGAATTTGGTCAGTAGGAATTCCTGAACCACCGTGTAATACGAGTGGAATTTCTCCTGTTAAATCTTGGATTGATTTAAGAACACCAAAGTCTAAACCAGCCCAGTTTTCAGGATATTTTCCGTGGATATTACCAATACCAGCAGCTAAGAAGTCAATGCCTGTATCAGCCAATGTTTTACATTCTTGAGGATCAGCAAGTTCACCTGTACCGATTACACCATCTTCTTCACCACCAATTGAACCAACTTCTGCTTCAACTGAGATTCCGCGTTCATGAGCGTATGCTACAACTTCTTTAGTTTTTGCCAAGTTTTCTTCGAAGTCATAGTGTGAACCATCAAACATTACTGAAGTAAATCCAGCGTCGATAGCTTTGAATGATTTTTCATATGAACCATGGTCTAAGTGAAGTGCAACTGGAACCGTTACATTCAATTCTTCAACCAATGCTTTTACCATATCAGCAACAACTTTGAACCCGCCCATATATTTCGCAGCACCTTCTGATACTCCTAATAATACTGGTGATTTTAGCTCTTCAGCTGTTTCTAAGATTGCTTGTGTCCATTCTAAATTGTTGATGTTAAATGCTCCAACAGCATAATGTTCACGACGTGCTTTTTCTAAAATTCCTTTTGCAGATACTAATGCCATATCTTATCCTCCTAATAATCTACTATTCTATTTTACTCTTTTTTCTGAATATTGCAAAGATGCATTCACAAATCCGTTAAATAAAGGATGTGAATGGTTTGGACGCGACTTAAATTCAGGGTGGAATTGACATGCTACAAAGTAGTCATGGTCTTTTAATTCCACAATTTCAACCAATTGTCCATCTGGACTTAACCCACTAAATACAACTCCATTTGCTTCAAACAGTTCCCTGTAAGCATTGTTGAATTCGTAACGGTGACGGTGACGCTCAAAAACTACTTTATTGCTATATAAATCGTAGGATTTACCGGATTCATCAAGTTGACATGGGTAATTACCAAGACGTAATGTTCCCCCCATATCTGTATATTGAAGTTGTTCATCCATTAAGCTGATAATTTTGTTTGGTGAATCCTTGTCAAATTCACTTGAATTTGCGCCATCAAGCTTGCATACATTACGACCGAATTCAATCATCGCAATTTGCATTCCAAGACAAATTCCAAAGTATGGAACGTTATTTTCACGTGCATATTG
This DNA window, taken from Erysipelothrix larvae, encodes the following:
- a CDS encoding UDP-N-acetylglucosamine 1-carboxyvinyltransferase, which encodes MGNVIKIEGGHKLKGSVHISGAKNATVALIPAAILANDSVVDIYGVPNISDVESLSILLKELGVDVTSPSSDHFQINTTNMKNKVLDHEAATKLRASYYFMGALLGKYKYVKMQMPGGCYLGPRPIDLHLKGFEALGANIEYHHGYYEISAEELTGAKIYLDVASVGATLNIMLAAVYAKGRTLIENAAKEPEIIDVATFLNKMGANIKGAGTSVITIDGVENLTGTPHEIIPDRIEAGTFIIMAAAMAEEVRVDNIIPQHLEALLSKLVEMGVDLELGSDYVIVRSGRELIATDIQTQPYPGFATDLQQPLTTLLTQATGQSMVRETIYTERFKHCAELQRMGANIIVGQGQALINGATPLYGAKVTATDLRCGASLVVAGLIADGVTTIHDSYHIDRGYDNLDTKLIELGAKIWREDVE
- a CDS encoding formate/nitrite transporter family protein → MYTLDETINKACELGVKKVKRSLKSQIVLSFIAGAMIAFGYMAYVRSVSLLGEGMGTVVGASVFPVGLIIILFAGGELITGNMTIVSIAYFNKRVTLGQCLKNWMIITFGNIIGALFVAFFFTYFLGNVSPEVVANIAHHKINASPMQIFVSGIGCNWFVGLSVWLFIMVKDTGAKMFAVWFPIMVFVLLGFQHSVANLYILGAAVLNTSVTLFDFVYNFVIVYLGNIVGGAFFVGFLYTYIRDKS
- the fba gene encoding class II fructose-1,6-bisphosphate aldolase, whose translation is MALVSAKGILEKARREHYAVGAFNINNLEWTQAILETAEELKSPVLLGVSEGAAKYMGGFKVVADMVKALVEELNVTVPVALHLDHGSYEKSFKAIDAGFTSVMFDGSHYDFEENLAKTKEVVAYAHERGISVEAEVGSIGGEEDGVIGTGELADPQECKTLADTGIDFLAAGIGNIHGKYPENWAGLDFGVLKSIQDLTGEIPLVLHGGSGIPTDQIQRAIELGVAKINVNTELQLLFAESTRKYIEAGKDLEGKGFDPRKLLGPGKAAIKAGVKEKIEIFGSANKA